The nucleotide window GATTCATCCCTATATCATCAAGCCTAGTTGCCACAACAAGAACAGAATGCTGTCATGTTTTTTTCCTTTTTCTAACTGCAATGTTTTGTTTATCCACCCAGGCTTTCTATTTCTCCCGTGACGATGTGGCTCTGCGAGGCTTCGCGCATTTCTTCAAGGAGAACAGCGACGAGGAGCGGGAGCACGCGGACAAGCTACTCTCCTTCCAGAACAAGAGAGGTGGACGCATTTTACTCCAGGACATCAAGGTGAGCGCCTGAGCATCAAACACATTTAGATTGTAGACTGATGTTTTTCCTCCATGGAGGAAAGTGTCTACAGAGTTTAGTTGATCTAGAGAACCTGTAGTCCTAAACATACTGCATCTAACCACTGAACTGAAACTGTGAAGGGTGTAACCCTGTTCACTTTATCTTAACATCTGCTAGTAGTCCTTAACACTTCTGTGTTCACTCTGTCCTGTGTAGAAGCCAGAACGTGATGAGTGGGGCAATGGGCTGGAGGCCATGCAGTGTGCTCTGCAGCTGGAGAAGAATGTGAACCAGGCCCTGCTGGACCTGCACAAGATTGCCTCTGACAAGGTTGACCCCCATGTAAGTTATGGTGGAACCACACATCACATGTATGTATCACATAGAATACAGGTACTGTCCCAGGAGATGATCAGGTTGTTGTAGCTCTAATGACACCGGATTGTTTACCTGCTTCGTCACACGCACACAATAGTCCACAGATGCTCACAATGCAGCTAATGCAACAGGGGCGGCAGGTTGTCTAGGGGTTAGAGATTTGGGCCTTAAAGggtgctggattgaatcccagagctgacaaggtaaaaatgtgttctgcccctgaacaacgcaGTTAACCTATTGTTCCACATTAGGATGCCATTGTAAAGAAGTGTTTGTTAACGGACTTGTCTCTGTTAAAAAATAGACACCTCATTATCTACACTTATGCCATTACCACCAGGCTCTTGTGTGTTACTGTAATTACTGTTACAATAGTCGGTAATCATTATTTTGTCTGACCTGTTTTCCCTCTTTAGCTGTGTGACTTTCTGGAGACCCATTACCTGAATGAGCAGGTGGAGGCCATTAAGAAGCTGGGAGACCACATCACCAACCTCACCAAGATGGATGCTGTCAAAAACAAGATGGCAGAGTACCTGTTTGACAAGCACACCCTGGGAGGCCAGAGCTAAACCACTTCCATCCCCAGGCTACGGCCTCATGCCTCAGACCAGGACTCCTGGCTTCTCTGATAGATCCTCCTGGCTTTGCTTTTATAAGGATGGGAGAGTGTTAAACTGGTGAATTGCAACACTGCTGTGACATTGTTTCTGTTGACAACACTACTGTATTTTGGAGGCAAGGCTtgtaaaacaataaaaaatatcACGTAAGTTTGTTACTGTTTTCTAAGTGTTGACCTGTAGTAATGGATGTTGTATCAGTCTATTCAGGTGCTTTGCTCTTTTACTGAGCGTCTTCATACCAGTGAGAAATATTTAATTGTAGACCTACTAGTGGCTGAGGGTCATAAGAGAAGTTAAACATGAGTTTTATAAAGGATGTGACCTCTGACCACAGGGTGTCCTTTACTGTATCTTGTAATAGTGCCATGTCAATTAAGGACCCAGCTGTCAACTCTAGCGCCGTAGGAGTGATTGTTACCTACACTTGATGTAGACCTTTACTCTGTGCATCACAAGTTTATTAGACAGCCTAGAGTTCACTCAACCGTTAGCCAGCTGTTATGGCACATTTCTCTAGTGATGGGAAGTTTGGCTCTGACTGGCAAATCTCCACTCATCATTTCAGTTGGTAATGCCCAATAGGTCCCCTAAGTTACTGAACGCTgtcattttggtaattaacagtcAAATTGAACTTGAATACTTGAAATGAAAAATATTGTTATCAAGATATAGTAAAGGAGTTTCTGGTGGCTAGACCACTTGGTTAAAGGGGAAGATGGTCTACTCAGCATTGGAATTTTCAACTATTCTTTATACAACCAATTATTGACATGGTAAAATTGAGTAAATTTGTATGGTATTGACGATCTTGGTTTATATTTAGGGTTGTTTTGcagctttgtcattctatttGAAAACCTATTTTACACAAAGAGGGCCAGAGATTTGTAATCTGATGTACCCAAaaaggccactagatggcatctgATTTAATTGCATATTCCTTAATTTACCAACATTTGTATTgatggatccctattagctgctgtcaaggcagcagttactcttcatggggtccagcaaaataaaGGCAGTTCTATACATTAACTAACCTTACATTGAAAAGATTTCACAAAACATTAATGCTTCCcactcaggccactactctaccaccacatctacaacacataatccatgtgtgtgtatctatagtgAATATGTAATTGTGTTTTTATGGTTTTAAATCTTACTTTACTGCTTgcttgagttacttgatgtggaatagcaGCCATGTCATGGCtctctgtagtactgtgcacctcccatagtctgtcctGGAATTGTGAAGAGACCTGGCGGTATGTCTTGTAGCTCTCTGCGTACATTTAAGGGTGAGCTGTGCAGGCCAGTTCtgggccaattgtaattttcctaagtccttttttgtggcacctgacaacatgactggacagtagtccagatGCCACAAAACAAGGGCCTGTAgaacctaccttgttgatagcgTTAAGgaagagcagtgctttattatggacagatctATCCCCATCTTAGCTAGTGTTGTATCCATATGCTTTTACCATTTCAGAAGTTTATTCTCAACTTGTTACATTTCCACATTAtccattacaagatttagttgaggttcagggtttagtgtttttattttatgtcccaaatacaatgccttTAGTTTTGAAATTCatgtatttaggactaacttatttcttgccacccagtctgaaaatgactgcagctcttaagtgttgcagtgatttcacctGCTCTGGTAGCTGATGTGTGTAGTGTTGaatcacagacacacaggcttCACTCAGCACCAGTGCAAGTCAtgagtaaagattgaaaaagtaaggggcctagacagctgctctggggaatgcctgactcttcctagattatgttggagaggattccattaaagaacaccctctgtgttctgttagacaagtaactctagatccacaatatagcaggggatgtaaagccataacacttacgctttttccagcagcagattatgatcaataatatcaaaagCTGCAGAGAAgtgctttatttatttttaatctttatttaactaggctaactaagtcggttaagaacaaattcttatttacaatgacggcctaacaaaaggcaaaaggcctttcacgacaagagagacaacactacataaaaagagaccaaagacaacaacatagcatggtaagCAGTAACAGGAGTCCGTTGTAAcagataggcctacattattCAGTGTATATACATCCTTGGCtaaataacacacctgcctgataATTTGGACCGATATGGtatttggcatttgtttttagtAATTGCAGCTTAAGGTGGCAATACCAGTTATTACTTTGTTACACAGGGGAATTAGGTGTTGCGTAACttggttaattaaataaataaaataagtatcattttttttgttatttgtaaactcatgTTCCCTTTATCTTATATTAGGTTTTGggtgaagatctgataacattcagtatcaaaaatatgcaaaaatagagaacaTCAGAAAGGGGGAAATACTTTTGtacggcactgtatatatacactgagtgtataaaacattaagaacaacttcctaatactgagttgcaaactcccctttttccctcagaacaacctcaatttgtcggggcaagGACTCGTTCTACAGGGTGTCGAAAGCATTTGCAAGGGATGCTGGTTCAtggtgactccaatgcttcccacagttgtgttaaatTGGCTGTATGTCCCTATCTgaggtggatcattcttgatacacacaggaaactattgaGTGCGAAAAACCCAAGGGGTTTGGTGGTGATTTTCTAAACTGTTAGGTAGACCTACAGTTTAAAGTAATATTGAAAAACATTGAGTTGTGATTGGGGTATATTGGCCAAATGATCAGGAAAGTTGTTGGTGTATTTCCCTTCCAACATTCATCAGAAACAACCATTTTACAGCTATTTGTTTAAAATGCCTTAGTAAGTTACATAGTATGTTACTGCTGTTCTCTACTTCTTCCCTTTTTTTTCTAGTCTCAGGATGCTTCCGCCCACTCATCACCGCTCAAGTCTGTTTCCACAGTCATGAGACCTAGTCTCCTTCCACCATTGTCACGGTGATAGTGGGGAACTCCATAGACACCAATGCGATAGCGGTCTGCATAGTCCTTGACATCCATTGAAACAGAACCATTGAGGGAGTGAACATCTTGcgtcctcttccgtctctgtttGGGTCTCCAGAATGCTGAGTCACAATGACAAGGCAGAAATACAGCCAGGGCAGAGcctgagtcagtccatactgtagtacaaCCAACGGGAGGATATGACAGGAGAAAGAGTGGGAAGTAGGGAGAGAAATAggaatagagggggggggggggagctgctATATCCATAGATTTGTTGTTCAATTCCTCCACCAaccatgcactctttaaatagGCTCCCTCCTtgtcagtgaagggctgttaagttaaaaccagtACTGGAATTGAgtgggtatgagagggtatgccaTAGGCCTACCTTTTATTGAAGAAAATGTCAAAAAAGCAAATGGCTACCATAAAACAGATCCGATTACATACAGTGATCTATAACAGCACTCTGGTCCGTTATGCATTATGCTTAAAACAAGCTGAAAATAAGCTGGAAAGACATGACTTCGATGCATTTGGAAATATCATGTTTAGTTTCGTTGACATTCAGAGTCTGAGCTACAATCTTCTATAGCGGAGAAGGCAAAAAATATAATTTGCATGGGAAGTAATCTAATTCCGTACCTTAAGATTGATTAAGCTATTTTTTTCTGTACAAAAtatgtttaaacccagacagcttttagggaaacCCTTGTGACCTTCTGTTTTTAAAGAAGAGTAGCCATCTGTTAAATCTTACATTTTTCTGTGTCGGTAGACCTACTGTCTGgcgtggaaaggtagacctactgtctggggtggaaaggtagacctactgactggggtggaaaggtaggcctactgtctggaattggaaaggtaggcctaacaTTTGAAATTGCCATGCTCAGATTCCTAACAGGGACAGTTtcgttgcaaacaagacacactgatttgacattggagaaatatgatacGATCAGtagcgattttagcatgtaaatcttggtggggcaaaaaaatgtatatgcatgccagcaaagcaaccacaccacaccacacaacactaaacaatacattattgCACTTTAACGGTgcccaaactgttagggcctacataaagctgttccaatggcagtcccaacaccttactacTGCTATACCTGGCAGCAATatagttcattcagcctcaattgctgcctttaaaaaaacacataTTTGATATGGCTGATTTGTCATATCAGtcgtttctactgacaattgaaaaGTACAaattatggcataaggggactACGAGCGTAATAAGAGGCAGTCCGTAATTTCGATAAAGACATCAATGTGCGAGGTATGACgaacatagtcaatataactatttgttcagcacttttgaaatgtacagcaacagaattgtaacggctttcctcctgggaaggagaggcggaccaaaatgcagcgtggttatatagttcatgttttttaataggtaaactcaacatgaacataatacaaaatgaCAAAtgtggcaaaaccgaaacagccctatctggtgcaacaaacacaaagacaggaaacaaccacccacaaaacccaacacaaaacaggctacctaaatatggttcccaatcatagacaatgactaacacctgcctctgattgagaaccatatcaggcccaaacacagaaactagacatccaacatggaatgcccactcagatcacaccctgaccaaacaaaacatagaaacatacaaagcaaactatggtcagggtgtgaccagaattcagaacatgggccgttcttaccgTATTCTCCCTgtgcaccaagtcagaaccataggataaataaagggggcatataagcagacaatgaaagctctgaAAATATTTGATGATGACATGTCTCTATAACAGGCTGttggctacatgtgcaccaccaagtcagaacagcaggctaagttatgagggggaaaaggACCCAATTATTAGCGgaagggacatgggctactaacagcttactatacAACATACACTTGGTATTAACTTCTTAGCTACAGTAGGCATATCTCCCTGTCATATTACATATTGCATAATACAGACATATTAATACATCATTATGCCTTTCTGGACTCAGCTGTTTGTGCTGTGCTCACATGAACAGGAAGATGACGCGGCGGTCCTCCGTGGGCATATTTTGTcgtcaaactttgtcatcaaattcGGGCATTATCTGGattcatggtgctttcaagacaactgagaaatctacaacaaaaaaacaaggttgaatcatgaagtcagtgatcttcagggaGGCATCAAAATATGGGTGGCCTTTGATGCACAATCCAGCTATGCTTGGACGATGCAATTCTACACAGGGAACCCGACCAGAGAAGAGCCAgggggtgggggttgtgcttgatgtgacagatgatctgagggggcacaatgtcacgtgtgacaatttcttcacctcttatgaactcagccagcagctcctggcGAGGAAGATCACCAttgttggcacagttagaaagaacaagcctgagctccacCCTGCTATCCttgcaacaagggggagagagaacttCTCATCAAAGGTTGCCTTCACCCCACCACTACTctaagaatgtggtcctcctgagcacactgcacaaaacggctTAGATCAGTGAttgtgaggacaggaagccagccatcatcctggactacaaccacaacaaggGAGGTGttgacaacctggacaaggtgattagaacttacagctgcaggaggaagACTGcctgctggcccctggtcatcttacACAACATCATTGATGTCTCCTCATACAATTCCTTCGtaatatggaacaagatcaaccctacctggatgcttGATAAGCAGAACAAGAGGatggtgttcctggagcagctgggaaaggcacttgtaaccccacaaTTCAAAGAAGGGAGTGGTTCCCctgcacagcagcctctgcagcgcttgtgaaagctgttcagggggctgattcttgtcctgatccacctgacgCTGCAGCTGGgccaggcaagaggaggagatgccaattctgtcccccaaagaaggactgtaaaaaaaatactatgtgctgcacatgtgagaaatacatctgcaaagttcATGCTAACacatgcatactgtcctacatgtcctAATTAGAGatgattgatttatgttctttATGTTTTTGTATCTACTatctaattttatttgtatttattgttgttgtttatacaccttgtgggtgggggcaaaGGTTAACAAAATGGGACAAGAcaagtattttgtagttgaattcaTCATTGTCCAGTATATAAGAatttatcactatgttaccaaaAATGTTCAAGACTATTATtctttcccttcaataaaatgcattcaaaactac belongs to Oncorhynchus kisutch isolate 150728-3 unplaced genomic scaffold, Okis_V2 scaffold1237, whole genome shotgun sequence and includes:
- the LOC109884799 gene encoding ferritin, middle subunit-like; amino-acid sequence: MESQIRQNYHHDCEAAINRMINLEMFASYTYTSMAFYFSRDDVALRGFAHFFKENSDEEREHADKLLSFQNKRGGRILLQDIKKPERDEWGNGLEAMQCALQLEKNVNQALLDLHKIASDKVDPHLCDFLETHYLNEQVEAIKKLGDHITNLTKMDAVKNKMAEYLFDKHTLGGQS